DNA from Effusibacillus lacus:
GAAGGCTGCAGAGGGACTGCTTCAGGTCAGCCACCAGCATCATGGTGAAAAACTCGCCCACGATGGTCTGCCGGATATCTTCAATATTGACCCGGTTCTCTGCCAAAGTGCCGGTTACCCGGGAGATAATGCCGATCCTGTCGATGCCAACTACCGTAATCAGAGCCCGTTGTTCCATGTTTCTCTCTCCCTGTTGACAAAATATAAAGAGCCATTCTCAGGCGAACGGCTCAAAGAAGACACGAATAAGCAAGAATCCGCCAATTGCGGCGGTCCGTGGCTCCCCTGTCCTTTTGCCTGAGAGTTTCGCGCTGTGCGCTTGCCCCTTCGGCGCCCGTTCCCGGGTCTCTCCAGAGGTTCGTCCGGCGGCGGTATCACCCGCCGCTTTCATCCGGTGATTCATTTTCTATATAGTACCGACGGAACCCAAATGCGTCAATATGTGTTTCAAAAAGTTCGGATCGACGTGGCAAACCCCGACAGTTGGCTCATCATGGCGGGAACGCTGTCCCGGCTGCGGATTACGGCCAACACCTGTCCTCCAAGAATCGAAGCCAGATAAGAATCAC
Protein-coding regions in this window:
- a CDS encoding ACT domain-containing protein, whose amino-acid sequence is MEQRALITVVGIDRIGIISRVTGTLAENRVNIEDIRQTIVGEFFTMMLVADLKQSLCSLQELQNRLDEVGSEIGVKITVQSEELFRSMHRI